A region from the Wansuia hejianensis genome encodes:
- a CDS encoding NYN domain-containing protein has translation MENELKFAVLIDADNISDKYIKIILEETANNGVATYKRIYGDWTSPQLSSWKNVLLDNSIIPMQQYSYTTGKNATDSAMIIDAMDILYSGTVDGFCIASSDSDFTRLAARLRESGMQVIGMGESKTPQPFISACNQFKYLDLLFEKRQEEASEPLAKPKEVKEKTKPQKDQEKIKITINSIIEKFSDDDGWIFSGKLGDQLSKRLPDFDVRNFGYSKLTPFIKSLGDYEINKISDGNSQKQIYFRVRETRREKVSR, from the coding sequence ATGGAAAATGAACTGAAATTTGCAGTATTAATTGATGCGGATAATATTTCCGACAAATATATTAAAATTATATTAGAGGAGACAGCAAACAACGGAGTGGCGACATACAAGAGAATATATGGGGACTGGACCAGCCCCCAGCTGTCGTCATGGAAAAATGTACTGTTGGATAATTCCATCATTCCCATGCAGCAATACAGCTATACGACAGGCAAGAACGCCACTGATTCAGCGATGATTATAGATGCCATGGATATACTGTATTCTGGCACTGTGGACGGCTTCTGCATTGCATCGTCGGACAGTGATTTCACACGTCTGGCGGCAAGGCTCAGGGAATCTGGAATGCAGGTGATCGGCATGGGAGAGAGCAAGACTCCCCAGCCTTTTATTTCCGCCTGTAATCAGTTTAAATATCTGGACCTGTTGTTTGAAAAGCGTCAGGAGGAGGCGTCGGAGCCGTTAGCCAAGCCGAAGGAAGTGAAAGAAAAGACCAAGCCGCAGAAGGACCAGGAGAAGATTAAAATCACGATCAATTCGATCATAGAGAAGTTTTCAGATGACGACGGATGGATTTTTTCTGGGAAACTGGGGGACCAGCTGTCGAAACGGCTGCCGGATTTTGATGTGAGGAATTTCGGGTATTCAAAGCTGACTCCATTTATCAAATCGCTGGGGGATTATGAGATTAATAAAATATCGGATGGGAACAGCCAGAAGCAGATTTATTTCCGCGTCAGGGAGACCAGGCGCGAGAAGGTCAGCAGATAA
- the dapF gene encoding diaminopimelate epimerase, with product MKFTKMHGCGNDYVYVNCFQETVEHPEEVSRRISDRHFGIGADGLILIKPSEKADFEMDMYNADGSSGAMCGNGIRCVAKYVYDYGLTDQTSISVDTKSGVKYLDLMVKDGRVEQVRVNMGAPELTASRIPVLSEAEQVIGRPVEIGGEEYRYTAVSMGNPHAVVFVEETDCLELEKIGPLFEHYSGFPDRINTEFVKVLDDRTVQMRVWERGSGETLACGTGACAVAVAAVLNGVVKGNQVTVKLLGGTLQVEWDREKNLVFMTGPAAVVFDGEINL from the coding sequence ATGAAATTTACGAAAATGCATGGATGTGGGAATGATTACGTCTATGTGAATTGTTTCCAGGAGACGGTGGAACACCCGGAAGAGGTTTCCAGGAGGATCAGCGACCGCCATTTCGGCATAGGAGCTGACGGACTGATCCTGATCAAACCTTCGGAGAAGGCGGATTTTGAGATGGATATGTACAATGCGGATGGTTCATCGGGAGCTATGTGCGGTAACGGCATCCGCTGCGTGGCGAAGTATGTATATGATTACGGCCTTACGGATCAAACGAGCATAAGCGTAGATACCAAAAGCGGCGTAAAATATCTGGATCTGATGGTAAAAGACGGCCGGGTGGAACAAGTGAGAGTCAATATGGGGGCGCCTGAGCTGACAGCTTCCAGAATACCTGTGCTATCTGAGGCAGAGCAGGTGATCGGCCGGCCTGTTGAGATCGGAGGGGAGGAATACCGGTATACAGCGGTATCCATGGGCAATCCCCATGCGGTAGTTTTTGTGGAAGAGACGGACTGCCTGGAGCTTGAGAAAATAGGCCCGTTGTTTGAACACTATTCCGGATTTCCGGACAGGATTAACACGGAATTTGTCAAGGTGCTGGATGACAGGACAGTTCAGATGCGGGTGTGGGAACGTGGGTCCGGTGAAACGCTGGCCTGCGGAACGGGCGCCTGTGCGGTTGCCGTTGCGGCTGTGCTGAACGGTGTGGTGAAGGGAAACCAGGTGACGGTAAAGCTGCTGGGAGGGACATTACAGGTGGAATGGGATCGTGAGAAGAACCTGGTATTTATGACCGGCCCTGCCGCTGTGGTATTTGATGGAGAAATCAACTTATGA
- the nrdD gene encoding anaerobic ribonucleoside-triphosphate reductase yields MIYVIKKDGTKEPFDAAKIVRAVNKSAKRILYAFTAAEQDFICQFAKEQAESLHKEEIPIEDMHCIVEGALDRVNPAVAKSYRDYRNYKVDFIHMMDEVYTKSQSIRYIGDKSNANTDSALVATKRSLIFNELNKELYRKFFMNRNELQACKDGYIYIHDQSARLDTMNCCLFDVASVLKDGFEMGNVWYNEPKTLDTAFDVMGDIILSTAAQQYGGFTVPEVDKILAPYAQKSYDKYVAEFLKYSDESWNGREERAVEYAMDKVKRECDQGWQGIEYKLNTVGSSRGDYPFVTVTMGLGTGLFEKMISISLLEVHKEGQGKKGFRKPVLFPKIVFLYDEAIHGPGASCEDVFEAGVDCSAKTMYPDWLSMSGEGYISSMYQKYGRVISPMGCRAFLSPWYERGGMEPADEEDRPVFVGRFNIGAVSLHLPMILAKAKAENRDFYEVLDFYLEMIRDLHRRTYDYLGEMKASTNPLAYCEGGFYGGHLKPSDKIRPLLKPMTASFGITALNELQELYNGKSIAEDGEFALEVMRYINQKIAEYKKEDGILYAIYGTPAESLCGLQIEQFRKMYGIVHNVSDRPYVSNSFHCHVTEDITPIEKQDKEGRFWELLNGGKIQYVRYPVSYNKSAIRTLIRRAMAKGFYEGVNLSLAYCDDCGHQELEMDVCPVCGSSNLTKIDRMNGYLSYSRVHGDTRLNSAKMAEIADRKSM; encoded by the coding sequence ATGATCTACGTTATTAAGAAAGATGGGACAAAAGAACCCTTTGACGCCGCTAAGATTGTCAGGGCTGTCAACAAATCGGCTAAAAGAATTCTCTATGCTTTTACAGCGGCCGAACAGGATTTTATCTGTCAGTTTGCCAAAGAGCAGGCTGAATCTCTTCATAAAGAGGAGATACCCATTGAAGATATGCATTGTATTGTGGAAGGCGCCCTGGACCGCGTAAACCCGGCTGTCGCGAAAAGCTACCGGGATTACCGGAATTATAAGGTGGATTTTATTCATATGATGGATGAAGTCTACACAAAGAGCCAGTCCATCCGCTATATCGGAGACAAGAGCAATGCCAACACAGACAGCGCCCTGGTTGCGACGAAACGGAGCCTGATCTTCAATGAATTGAATAAAGAACTCTACCGCAAGTTCTTTATGAACCGGAACGAGCTGCAGGCGTGTAAAGACGGTTATATCTATATTCATGACCAGTCGGCCCGTCTGGATACCATGAACTGCTGCCTGTTCGACGTGGCCAGCGTGCTGAAGGACGGGTTTGAGATGGGAAATGTCTGGTATAACGAGCCAAAGACGCTGGATACGGCATTTGACGTGATGGGAGACATCATATTGAGCACGGCCGCCCAGCAGTATGGCGGTTTTACAGTGCCGGAGGTTGATAAAATCCTGGCTCCCTATGCTCAGAAAAGCTATGATAAATACGTGGCCGAATTCCTGAAATATTCTGATGAAAGCTGGAACGGAAGAGAAGAGCGGGCTGTGGAATACGCCATGGATAAGGTCAAGAGAGAATGTGACCAGGGCTGGCAGGGAATAGAGTATAAGCTCAACACCGTTGGCTCTTCCCGGGGGGATTATCCGTTTGTAACGGTAACAATGGGGCTGGGAACAGGGCTTTTTGAAAAAATGATTTCTATTTCTCTTCTGGAAGTACATAAAGAGGGACAGGGTAAGAAAGGCTTCCGCAAGCCGGTGCTTTTTCCAAAGATTGTATTTTTATATGATGAGGCGATTCATGGTCCGGGCGCTTCCTGTGAAGATGTCTTTGAAGCGGGTGTGGATTGCTCTGCAAAAACCATGTATCCGGACTGGCTGTCCATGAGCGGAGAGGGATATATTTCCAGCATGTACCAAAAGTACGGCCGCGTCATCAGCCCCATGGGCTGCAGGGCGTTCCTGAGCCCCTGGTATGAGCGTGGCGGCATGGAACCGGCAGATGAAGAGGATCGGCCGGTCTTTGTGGGCAGGTTTAACATAGGGGCAGTCTCTCTGCACCTTCCGATGATCTTGGCCAAGGCGAAGGCGGAGAACAGGGATTTTTATGAAGTTTTGGATTTTTATCTTGAGATGATCCGCGACTTGCACAGAAGGACTTATGATTATCTGGGAGAGATGAAGGCGTCTACGAACCCGCTGGCTTATTGCGAAGGCGGATTTTATGGAGGCCATCTGAAGCCATCAGATAAAATACGTCCCCTTCTGAAGCCCATGACAGCGTCCTTCGGAATAACGGCGCTGAATGAGCTGCAGGAGCTCTATAATGGCAAATCCATTGCGGAAGACGGTGAATTTGCACTGGAGGTTATGAGGTATATCAATCAGAAAATCGCGGAATATAAGAAAGAGGATGGTATCCTGTATGCAATCTACGGGACTCCGGCGGAATCTCTGTGTGGCCTTCAGATTGAACAGTTCCGTAAAATGTACGGAATCGTCCATAATGTATCTGACAGGCCGTATGTGAGTAACTCCTTCCACTGCCATGTGACGGAGGATATTACTCCAATCGAAAAGCAGGATAAGGAGGGAAGATTCTGGGAGCTGTTGAACGGAGGGAAAATCCAGTATGTCCGTTATCCGGTCAGCTACAATAAAAGCGCTATCCGTACGCTGATCCGCCGCGCCATGGCAAAAGGCTTTTATGAGGGGGTTAATCTTTCCCTGGCCTATTGCGACGACTGCGGCCATCAGGAATTGGAAATGGATGTTTGCCCTGTCTGCGGTTCCAGCAATCTGACGAAGATTGACCGGATGAACGGATATCTGTCCTACAGCCGCGTTCACGGTGACACCCGCCTCAACAGTGCAAAAATGGCGGAGATTGCCGACAGGAAATCGATGTAA
- a CDS encoding uroporphyrinogen decarboxylase family protein, which produces MNMYNWMERVIYGPKKPFPLLSYPCVQYLYVTVKELVCSSAHQAIGMKMIADHYDMLASTAYMDLSVEAEAFGAFTVYGVDEIPTIIGKLIGNEEEADALEIPPVGAGRTGTNIDAIRKSLMLINDRPVFAGCIGPFSLAGRLLNVNDIMIDCYEEPEMVHKVLEKATTFIINYLQELKKAGAHGAIMAEPLAGILSPDLMSEFSSSYVRRIVETIQDKHFLLIYHNCGSAINHQVTQLMETGCKAFHFGESADMTMMLEKLPKDYLILGNISPSNGFNNNTPEGINLMTRRLLEQCGHHKNFVISSGCDIPPNTDLDTISSFFDTVESHYYMQHLWDMVG; this is translated from the coding sequence ATGAACATGTATAATTGGATGGAACGCGTGATCTATGGACCTAAAAAACCGTTTCCTCTTCTTTCCTATCCCTGCGTACAGTATCTCTACGTCACTGTCAAGGAGCTGGTATGCAGCAGCGCTCACCAGGCTATCGGCATGAAGATGATTGCCGACCACTATGATATGCTCGCTTCAACCGCTTATATGGATCTTTCAGTAGAGGCTGAGGCATTCGGGGCTTTTACTGTCTACGGCGTAGACGAAATCCCTACGATCATCGGCAAGCTGATCGGAAACGAAGAAGAAGCTGACGCACTGGAAATCCCCCCCGTCGGCGCAGGAAGAACCGGAACAAACATTGACGCCATCCGTAAATCCCTGATGCTTATCAACGACCGCCCCGTATTCGCAGGCTGTATTGGGCCTTTTTCACTGGCCGGACGGCTTCTGAACGTCAACGATATCATGATCGATTGTTATGAAGAGCCGGAAATGGTACATAAAGTCCTTGAGAAAGCAACGACCTTCATCATCAACTACCTGCAGGAATTAAAAAAGGCAGGGGCCCATGGCGCCATCATGGCCGAACCTCTGGCGGGAATCCTCTCCCCAGATCTGATGAGCGAATTCTCCAGTTCCTATGTAAGAAGAATCGTAGAAACCATACAGGACAAACATTTTCTTCTGATCTACCATAACTGCGGCAGCGCCATCAACCACCAGGTAACACAGCTCATGGAAACCGGCTGCAAGGCTTTCCATTTCGGAGAGTCTGCCGATATGACTATGATGCTGGAAAAGCTTCCGAAAGATTATCTGATCCTCGGAAATATCAGCCCCTCAAATGGCTTTAACAATAACACCCCTGAGGGAATCAACCTGATGACCCGGAGACTTCTGGAACAATGCGGCCACCATAAGAACTTTGTTATATCTTCAGGATGCGACATACCGCCTAATACAGATTTGGATACCATAAGTTCTTTCTTTGATACGGTAGAATCTCACTACTATATGCAGCATTTGTGGGATATGGTAGGATAA
- a CDS encoding acetyl-CoA C-acetyltransferase — protein sequence MAKKIVLAGACRTAIGVMGGALSTTPAPELGTIVIKEALKRAGLSPEQVDMVYMGCVIQAGTGQNPARQAAVNAGIPVESPAITINVLCGSGLDCVNTAARMIREGEADIIVAGGVENMSMAPYALKNARFGYRMGNNQIYDTMITDALTDAFHGYHMGITAENVAEQWHLTRGQLDAFAASSQQKACAAIASGRFKDEIVPVEIKKKKETVLFDTDEGPRQGVTAEGLAKLRPAFKKDGGLVTAGNASSINDGAAAVVVMSEEKALALGVKPMATWVDGTLGGVDPSIMGVGPIVSTKKLFARTGLTIKDMDLVEANEAFAAQSLAVAHDLEFDMEKVNVNGGAIALGHPVGASGCRILVTLLYEMEKRDAKTGLATLCVGGGMGCSAIVKRES from the coding sequence ATGGCTAAAAAGATTGTTTTGGCAGGAGCCTGCCGGACTGCTATCGGTGTTATGGGCGGAGCGCTGAGCACGACTCCGGCGCCGGAGCTTGGGACTATCGTTATCAAAGAGGCTTTGAAGAGAGCGGGTCTGTCGCCGGAACAGGTGGATATGGTGTATATGGGCTGCGTGATTCAGGCGGGGACCGGACAGAATCCCGCGCGGCAGGCGGCTGTCAACGCCGGAATTCCAGTGGAATCACCGGCCATTACAATCAATGTACTGTGCGGCTCTGGACTGGACTGTGTGAATACGGCTGCAAGAATGATCCGCGAGGGCGAAGCAGACATCATAGTGGCAGGCGGTGTGGAGAATATGTCCATGGCTCCCTATGCTCTGAAAAACGCCAGATTTGGTTACCGTATGGGCAATAACCAGATTTATGACACTATGATCACCGATGCCCTGACCGACGCTTTCCACGGATACCACATGGGAATTACCGCTGAGAACGTGGCTGAACAATGGCACCTGACCCGCGGGCAGCTGGATGCGTTCGCCGCTTCCAGCCAGCAGAAAGCATGCGCCGCCATAGCTTCCGGCAGGTTTAAAGATGAGATTGTCCCCGTAGAGATTAAGAAGAAAAAGGAAACCGTTCTTTTTGATACCGACGAAGGCCCCCGCCAAGGCGTAACGGCTGAGGGCCTGGCAAAACTAAGACCGGCCTTTAAGAAGGACGGCGGGCTTGTGACCGCCGGCAATGCTTCTTCTATCAATGACGGTGCTGCCGCCGTAGTGGTTATGAGCGAAGAAAAAGCCCTGGCGCTCGGCGTGAAACCTATGGCGACCTGGGTAGACGGGACTCTGGGCGGCGTTGACCCCTCCATCATGGGAGTCGGACCTATCGTTTCCACTAAAAAGCTCTTCGCCAGAACCGGCCTGACGATTAAAGACATGGATCTGGTAGAAGCTAACGAAGCATTTGCCGCACAGTCTCTGGCCGTTGCCCACGATCTGGAATTCGATATGGAGAAGGTCAACGTGAACGGCGGCGCTATCGCATTGGGGCACCCGGTAGGAGCCTCCGGCTGCCGGATTCTGGTAACCCTGCTCTATGAAATGGAAAAGCGCGACGCCAAGACCGGCCTGGCTACGCTCTGCGTAGGCGGCGGAATGGGCTGCTCTGCAATCGTGAAACGCGAATCATAA
- a CDS encoding DMT family transporter: protein MKEKILTKAPVVCLLTFICCFLWGSAFPCIKIGYRLFQISSGDTASQILFAGIRFTLAGILTLLIGSIASRKILRPGKDSLKPIAVLSMVQTVIQYFFFYIGLAHTTGVKSSIIEASSSFFAILIASLIFRYETLTVRKVLGCLIGFAGVVVINLAGGSMDLNLSLNGEGFILLSTISYAFSSALIKKYSQHENPVVLSGCQFLLGGLILSLCGAFMGGRLTAFTPASVLLLIYMALISAVAYSLWGILLKHNPVSRISIFGFMNPVIGVLLSAVLLNEKNQAFSIYGLISLVLVCVGIYIVNRQKKL, encoded by the coding sequence ATGAAAGAAAAAATCTTAACGAAAGCACCTGTTGTCTGTCTGCTGACCTTCATCTGCTGTTTTCTCTGGGGAAGTGCATTTCCCTGTATAAAGATCGGATACCGGCTTTTCCAGATCTCATCCGGGGACACAGCCAGTCAGATTCTCTTTGCCGGCATCCGTTTCACCCTGGCCGGAATCCTGACCCTGCTCATCGGAAGCATCGCATCCAGAAAAATCCTGCGTCCCGGAAAGGATTCCCTGAAGCCTATCGCAGTACTTTCCATGGTTCAGACAGTCATCCAGTATTTCTTCTTTTATATCGGCCTGGCTCATACCACCGGCGTGAAATCTTCTATTATAGAGGCCTCCAGCTCCTTCTTCGCCATTCTGATTGCCAGCCTCATCTTCCGGTATGAGACTCTGACTGTCCGTAAGGTACTCGGCTGTCTCATCGGCTTCGCCGGAGTTGTCGTCATCAACCTGGCCGGAGGCTCTATGGATCTCAATCTGAGCCTGAACGGAGAAGGCTTCATATTGCTCTCCACCATCTCCTACGCTTTTTCATCCGCACTGATTAAGAAATACTCCCAACACGAAAATCCTGTCGTGTTAAGCGGCTGCCAGTTCCTGCTGGGCGGACTCATCCTGTCCCTGTGCGGAGCCTTCATGGGAGGCAGGCTGACAGCATTCACCCCGGCTTCTGTCCTGCTGCTGATCTATATGGCGCTCATTTCCGCTGTCGCATACAGCCTGTGGGGAATTCTCCTGAAACATAATCCAGTCAGCCGGATTTCCATATTCGGCTTCATGAATCCAGTCATCGGAGTTCTCCTGTCCGCCGTACTGCTAAACGAAAAGAACCAGGCATTCAGCATTTATGGACTTATATCGCTGGTGCTGGTATGCGTTGGAATCTATATTGTAAACCGCCAAAAAAAATTATAG
- a CDS encoding formate--tetrahydrofolate ligase has translation MTYKSDIEIAQECTMEPIVKIAEKAGIDEKYLEQYGRYKAKIDYNLLKESDAPDGKLVLVTAINPTPAGEGKTTTTVGLADALQRIGKHVVVALREPSLGPVFGVKGGAAGGGYAQVVPMEDINLHFTGDFHAIGAANNLLAAMIDNHIFQGNELNIDPRKITWRRCVDMNDRQLRNVIDGLGGRTNGTPREDGYDITVASEIMAVLCLANDITDLKARLARLVIGYTYGKPSEQQPVTAGDLHAEGAMCALLKDALKPNLVQTLEHVPAVVHGGPFANIAHGCNSVTATRMAMKLGDYCITEAGFGADLGAEKFLDIKCRMAGLKPNAVVIVATVRALKYNGGVAKADLNNENLEALEKGLPNLLKHVSNIRNVYHLPCVVAVNAFPTDTKAELDLVESKCRELGVNVALSEVWAKGSEGGVKLAEEVVRLCDEDNSGFSFSYGLEGSIEDKLNQIVQKVYGGKCAVLTANAKKQAAQLEALGYGSCPICVAKTQYSLTDDEKKLGAPTDFEVTVRNLKISAGAGFIVALTGDIMTMPGLPKRPAAERIDVDENGKISGLF, from the coding sequence ATGACTTACAAATCAGACATTGAAATCGCGCAGGAATGCACGATGGAGCCGATCGTCAAGATCGCGGAAAAGGCAGGTATCGATGAGAAATACCTGGAACAGTACGGAAGGTACAAAGCAAAAATTGATTACAACTTATTAAAAGAATCAGACGCTCCGGACGGCAAGCTGGTTCTCGTCACCGCCATCAACCCCACGCCCGCAGGCGAGGGCAAGACCACTACAACGGTCGGCCTGGCAGACGCCCTTCAGCGGATCGGGAAACATGTGGTGGTGGCTCTCAGAGAGCCCTCCCTCGGACCGGTCTTTGGCGTAAAGGGCGGCGCTGCCGGCGGCGGCTATGCCCAGGTAGTCCCCATGGAGGACATCAACCTGCATTTTACCGGTGATTTCCACGCCATCGGTGCTGCCAACAACCTGCTGGCGGCCATGATCGACAACCATATCTTCCAGGGCAACGAGCTGAACATCGATCCCCGGAAGATCACCTGGAGAAGATGCGTGGACATGAACGACCGCCAGCTCCGGAATGTGATTGACGGGCTGGGCGGCCGCACCAACGGGACTCCCAGGGAAGACGGCTATGATATCACCGTTGCGTCTGAGATCATGGCGGTACTCTGCCTGGCCAACGACATCACGGACCTGAAGGCGAGGCTGGCGCGTCTGGTGATCGGTTACACCTACGGCAAGCCCTCCGAGCAGCAGCCGGTTACGGCAGGAGACCTGCATGCGGAAGGAGCGATGTGCGCCCTTCTGAAGGACGCCCTGAAGCCGAACCTGGTGCAGACCCTGGAGCATGTTCCGGCAGTGGTGCACGGCGGCCCCTTCGCCAACATCGCCCACGGCTGCAATTCTGTCACGGCGACCAGGATGGCGATGAAGCTGGGGGATTACTGCATCACAGAGGCCGGCTTCGGCGCGGATCTGGGCGCGGAGAAGTTCCTGGACATCAAGTGCCGGATGGCGGGCCTGAAGCCCAATGCGGTGGTGATCGTGGCAACTGTCCGCGCGCTGAAATACAACGGAGGCGTGGCAAAGGCAGACCTGAACAATGAGAACCTGGAAGCGCTGGAGAAGGGCCTCCCGAACCTGCTGAAGCACGTGAGCAACATCCGGAACGTGTACCATCTGCCCTGCGTGGTGGCGGTCAATGCATTTCCGACGGATACGAAGGCAGAGCTGGACCTGGTGGAGAGCAAGTGCCGGGAGCTGGGCGTGAACGTAGCGCTGTCGGAGGTATGGGCCAAGGGAAGCGAAGGCGGCGTGAAGCTGGCGGAAGAAGTCGTGCGCCTGTGTGACGAGGACAATTCCGGCTTCAGCTTCTCCTATGGACTGGAGGGGAGCATCGAAGACAAGCTGAACCAGATTGTACAGAAGGTATACGGAGGGAAGTGCGCGGTGCTGACAGCCAACGCGAAGAAGCAGGCGGCCCAGCTGGAAGCCCTGGGCTACGGCAGCTGCCCGATCTGTGTGGCCAAAACCCAGTACAGCCTGACAGACGACGAGAAGAAGCTGGGAGCGCCCACAGACTTCGAGGTGACGGTGCGGAACCTGAAGATATCAGCGGGAGCAGGGTTCATTGTAGCGTTGACAGGAGATATCATGACCATGCCGGGGCTGCCTAAGAGGCCGGCTGCCGAGCGGATCGACGTGGATGAGAACGGGAAGATTTCAGGCCTGTTCTAG
- a CDS encoding BMP family lipoprotein, with protein MMNYRIGRNTKCLIAAACVLSLVLGGCGGGQEEWKIAVITDGAGVEETGIYQAVWQGVEQFAGESSDSAEAYVPGGKDLASYEKTMADAVTDGANVIVCTGEAFEHAVYDMQRMERDVRFILLNGTPREEDGPEKIRGNTSSVMLAKEQAGFLAGYAAVKEGYVSLGFLGGVKSEENIRYGSGYLQGIDQAAEEMGLSPEQVTVRFRFLDGNSISPSLMQTVKEWYQQGCQVVYACDSGPELLARESAEAYGGKVIDTRMDESPQSASVLTSAGMDYRQAAYHSLKLLEEGKLPGGEKTVLDASYGGVGLRIAGSGFSAFTKEQYNTVIQKLASGEIKVSKQDVTQNLNKFEINHSTVNIES; from the coding sequence ATGATGAATTATAGAATAGGAAGAAACACGAAATGCCTGATTGCAGCTGCCTGTGTTCTGAGCCTGGTGTTGGGAGGCTGTGGCGGCGGTCAGGAGGAATGGAAGATTGCGGTGATTACAGATGGCGCCGGCGTTGAAGAGACAGGAATCTATCAGGCAGTCTGGCAGGGGGTGGAGCAGTTTGCTGGAGAATCCTCAGACTCCGCAGAAGCTTACGTCCCGGGTGGAAAGGATCTGGCGTCTTATGAGAAGACCATGGCGGATGCAGTTACTGACGGAGCTAATGTAATTGTGTGTACGGGTGAGGCTTTTGAACATGCTGTTTATGACATGCAGCGGATGGAAAGGGACGTGCGCTTTATACTGCTGAACGGGACTCCAAGAGAAGAAGACGGGCCTGAGAAAATAAGAGGGAACACCTCCAGCGTGATGCTGGCTAAAGAGCAGGCAGGCTTTCTGGCCGGTTATGCGGCGGTAAAGGAAGGATACGTAAGCCTAGGCTTTCTGGGAGGCGTGAAGAGTGAAGAAAATATCAGATATGGGTCTGGATATCTCCAGGGGATTGACCAGGCAGCGGAAGAGATGGGGCTCTCCCCAGAGCAGGTAACGGTACGTTTTCGTTTTTTGGATGGCAATTCCATCAGCCCTTCTCTGATGCAGACTGTGAAAGAGTGGTATCAGCAGGGCTGCCAGGTGGTTTACGCCTGTGACAGCGGACCGGAGCTGCTGGCCCGGGAGAGCGCAGAAGCATATGGCGGCAAGGTGATTGATACCAGAATGGATGAAAGCCCTCAGTCCGCCAGTGTTTTAACGTCTGCAGGAATGGATTACCGGCAGGCGGCCTACCATTCGCTGAAGCTGCTGGAAGAGGGAAAGCTTCCGGGCGGTGAGAAGACAGTCCTGGACGCTTCCTATGGCGGCGTAGGGCTTAGGATAGCCGGTTCCGGTTTTTCGGCGTTTACTAAGGAACAGTATAACACGGTAATACAGAAGCTGGCCAGCGGTGAAATTAAGGTATCAAAACAGGATGTAACGCAAAATCTTAACAAATTTGAAATAAATCACAGTACAGTCAATATAGAAAGTTAG